The following proteins come from a genomic window of Synechococcus sp. NB0720_010:
- the ribD gene encoding bifunctional diaminohydroxyphosphoribosylaminopyrimidine deaminase/5-amino-6-(5-phosphoribosylamino)uracil reductase RibD, with protein MSSSAWRPWMQRALQLAALGAGRTSPNPLVGCVVLDRQGALVGEGFHRQAGTPHAEVHALRQAGERAQGGTAVVSLEPCCHHGRTPPCSEALIAAGVRRVIVAMRDPDPRVAGGGIAQLQAAGIEVISGVCEAEAQALNRSFIQRVQTGRPWGILKWAMSLDGRTALPNGASQWISGPPARAWVHQLRAQCDAVLVGGGTVRADNPLLTSRGQRSPEPLRMVLSRSLDLPQDAQLWDQSLAHTLVLHGSEAPAEQQQQLDRLGVEHLALPECQPRAALELLAQRGCNQVLWECGAELAAAALREGCVQQLAGVIAPKLLGGLAARTPLGELGLVDVNQAELWPQQRLRRLGNDWLLELQH; from the coding sequence ATGAGCAGCAGCGCCTGGCGGCCCTGGATGCAGCGGGCCCTGCAGCTGGCCGCCCTCGGCGCCGGACGCACCAGCCCCAACCCTCTAGTGGGTTGCGTCGTCCTCGATCGCCAGGGGGCACTGGTGGGTGAGGGCTTCCACCGCCAAGCCGGCACGCCCCACGCCGAAGTCCATGCCCTGCGCCAGGCCGGCGAGCGCGCCCAAGGCGGCACCGCCGTCGTCAGCCTGGAGCCCTGCTGCCACCACGGCCGCACACCCCCCTGCAGTGAAGCCCTGATCGCCGCTGGGGTCCGCCGGGTCATCGTGGCCATGCGCGATCCCGATCCCCGCGTGGCTGGCGGCGGCATCGCCCAACTGCAGGCCGCCGGCATCGAGGTCATCAGCGGGGTCTGCGAAGCCGAAGCCCAGGCCCTCAACCGCAGCTTCATTCAGCGGGTGCAAACCGGGCGCCCCTGGGGAATCCTTAAGTGGGCCATGAGCCTCGATGGCCGCACCGCCCTGCCCAATGGCGCCAGCCAGTGGATCTCCGGTCCCCCGGCCCGAGCCTGGGTGCATCAGCTACGGGCCCAATGCGACGCGGTTCTCGTCGGGGGCGGCACCGTCCGAGCCGACAACCCCCTGCTGACCAGCCGCGGCCAGCGCAGCCCGGAGCCGCTGCGGATGGTCCTCAGCCGCAGCCTGGATCTCCCGCAGGACGCCCAGCTCTGGGATCAAAGCCTGGCCCACACCCTGGTCCTCCACGGCAGTGAGGCCCCAGCCGAGCAACAGCAGCAGCTCGATCGACTCGGGGTAGAGCACCTGGCCTTGCCGGAGTGCCAGCCCCGGGCAGCCCTGGAGCTCCTGGCCCAGCGGGGCTGCAATCAGGTCCTCTGGGAATGCGGAGCGGAACTGGCCGCCGCAGCGCTGCGCGAGGGTTGCGTGCAGCAACTGGCAGGCGTGATCGCCCCGAAACTGCTGGGCGGCCTGGCCGCTCGCACCCCCCTTGGCGAGCTGGGGCTGGTCGATGTCAACCAGGCGGAGCTATGGCCGCAGCAACGACTCCGGCGCCTCGGCAACGACTGGCTATTGGAACTGCAGCACTAG
- a CDS encoding mitochondrial inner membrane protease ATP23, translated as MRFSRPIRFAVLLAALLGFGLQASPARAERLRSIALLAGLLRRAGTETLVARDCPKQLMGAFVFARNAVVLCANNLKDDPERVWETLAHESAHVMQHCRRQPIFERDRLGLDFLLASHQSPELFKAVGQYHPSQHRTEIEARIVQGLPAEEVMNLFRRSCADRLL; from the coding sequence ATGCGGTTCTCCAGGCCCATTCGCTTTGCGGTCCTGTTGGCTGCGCTGCTCGGGTTTGGATTGCAGGCGTCCCCGGCTCGAGCGGAGCGTCTCAGGTCCATCGCGTTGCTCGCCGGGCTGCTGCGCCGGGCCGGCACCGAGACCTTGGTGGCCCGGGATTGCCCCAAGCAGTTGATGGGTGCTTTTGTCTTCGCCCGCAATGCCGTGGTCTTGTGTGCCAACAACCTCAAGGACGATCCGGAGCGGGTCTGGGAGACCTTGGCCCATGAGTCAGCCCATGTGATGCAGCACTGCCGGCGTCAGCCGATCTTTGAGCGGGATCGTCTGGGCTTGGATTTCTTGCTGGCAAGCCATCAGTCACCGGAGCTGTTCAAGGCCGTTGGCCAGTACCACCCCAGTCAGCACCGCACGGAAATCGAGGCGCGGATTGTTCAGGGTTTGCCGGCTGAGGAGGTGATGAATCTCTTTCGCCGCTCCTGCGCGGATCGCCTGCTCTAG
- a CDS encoding potassium channel family protein codes for MARKNQRHLGYRLLLANCLTVIACLMLPLGMRQLSALGYLSLPWVLSFSLGAPLESGRWSLQRSRVYRLLALLTFASSMGWYFTGANANQAGFPLLFVWTLLVAWSCERLIRNLAQERLISRDVLMGALAGYLLVGLAAGLLFAVLESLAPGSFLNSVAKDVSLLHGSAGQAARIFSLDFVELNYYAFITLTTTGYGDISPVTPQSQMLSVMVAVSGTIYLALVMGLLISRFTVQDVEEEIAEEQSND; via the coding sequence ATGGCCCGCAAGAACCAACGCCACCTCGGCTATCGCCTGCTGCTGGCGAACTGTCTGACGGTGATCGCTTGCTTGATGCTTCCGCTGGGCATGCGGCAGCTGTCGGCCTTGGGTTATCTGTCTTTGCCGTGGGTGCTGAGCTTCAGCTTGGGGGCACCCCTGGAGTCAGGCCGATGGTCGCTGCAACGCTCCCGGGTCTATCGCCTGCTGGCGCTGCTGACCTTTGCCTCCTCGATGGGTTGGTACTTCACCGGTGCCAATGCCAACCAGGCGGGCTTCCCGCTGCTGTTTGTCTGGACGCTGCTGGTGGCCTGGAGCTGTGAGCGCCTGATTCGCAACCTCGCGCAGGAGCGACTAATTAGCCGGGATGTGTTGATGGGGGCCCTGGCGGGCTACCTGCTGGTGGGTCTGGCGGCGGGGCTGCTGTTTGCCGTACTGGAGTCGCTGGCACCCGGGAGCTTCTTGAACTCCGTGGCCAAGGATGTCTCCCTGCTGCATGGTTCAGCGGGGCAGGCGGCCCGGATTTTCTCCCTGGATTTTGTCGAGCTCAACTACTACGCCTTCATCACCCTGACCACAACGGGGTACGGCGACATCAGTCCGGTGACGCCCCAAAGCCAGATGTTGAGCGTGATGGTGGCGGTCTCCGGGACGATTTACTTGGCCCTGGTGATGGGTCTGCTGATCAGCCGCTTCACCGTTCAGGACGTCGAGGAAGAGATCGCCGAAGAGCAAAGCAACGACTAG
- the ftsH gene encoding ATP-dependent zinc metalloprotease FtsH, translating to MPIRKDDTPPNRRFGIVNLLLIGFGVLLLVSSFLPNQGMQQVPRVPYSLFVSQVDDGNVRRAYITQEQIRYELKAPPEEDAPSVLATTPIFDMDLPKRLEEHGVEFAAAPPQKPSFITTALSWIVPPLIFILVLQFFARRSMGGAQGALSFTKSKAKVYVPDEESRVTFADVAGVDEAKQELTEIVDFLKSSERYTAIGARIPKGVLLVGPPGTGKTLLSKAVAGEAGVPFFIISGSEFVELFVGAGAARVRDLFEEAKKKAPCIIFIDELDAIGKSRAGSMGVVGGNDEREQTLNQLLTEMDGFAAKDKPVIVLAATNQPETLDAALLRPGRFDRQVLVDRPDLSGRKTILDIYARKVKLAPGVDLDKIAQATSGFAGADLANLVNEGALLAARAMRTSVEQGDLNEAIERVVAGLEKKSRVLQPDEKKVVAYHEVGHAIVGHLMPGGSKVAKISIVPRGMAALGYTLQLPTEERFLNSKEDLEGQIATLLGGRSAEEIVFGEVTTGAANDLQRATDIAEQMVGTYGMSDILGPLAYDKQGGSRFLGGANNPRRVVSDATAQAIDKEVRTLVDRAHDRALSILHHNRELMESISQQILEKEVIEGDDLKDLLASSVMPEDSQAIV from the coding sequence ATGCCTATCCGCAAGGACGACACGCCCCCGAACCGGCGCTTCGGCATCGTCAATCTGCTGCTGATTGGCTTTGGCGTGCTGCTGCTGGTGAGCAGCTTCCTGCCCAACCAGGGCATGCAGCAGGTGCCTCGGGTTCCCTACTCCCTCTTCGTCAGTCAGGTGGACGACGGCAACGTCCGCCGCGCCTACATCACCCAAGAACAGATCCGCTACGAGCTCAAGGCCCCTCCGGAGGAGGACGCCCCCTCGGTGCTCGCCACCACGCCGATCTTCGATATGGATCTGCCGAAGCGACTGGAGGAGCACGGTGTTGAGTTCGCCGCCGCTCCGCCCCAGAAGCCCAGCTTCATCACCACGGCCCTGAGCTGGATCGTGCCGCCCCTGATCTTCATCTTGGTGCTGCAGTTCTTCGCCCGCCGCTCCATGGGGGGCGCCCAGGGTGCCCTGAGCTTCACCAAGAGCAAAGCCAAGGTCTACGTCCCGGATGAAGAATCCAGGGTCACCTTTGCCGATGTGGCGGGCGTCGATGAGGCCAAGCAAGAGCTGACCGAGATCGTCGACTTCCTGAAGTCGTCGGAGCGCTACACGGCGATCGGCGCACGCATTCCCAAGGGCGTCCTGCTGGTGGGCCCCCCGGGCACCGGTAAGACCCTGCTGTCCAAGGCTGTCGCCGGTGAAGCGGGCGTTCCCTTCTTCATCATCAGCGGCTCGGAGTTCGTCGAACTCTTCGTTGGTGCCGGCGCCGCCCGCGTTAGGGACCTTTTTGAGGAGGCGAAGAAAAAAGCGCCCTGCATCATCTTTATCGACGAACTCGACGCCATCGGCAAGAGCCGCGCAGGCTCTATGGGCGTCGTCGGAGGCAACGACGAGCGCGAGCAGACCCTCAACCAGCTGCTCACCGAGATGGATGGCTTCGCCGCCAAGGACAAGCCCGTCATCGTCCTGGCCGCCACCAACCAACCCGAGACCCTGGACGCCGCCCTGCTGCGCCCCGGCCGCTTCGACCGGCAGGTGCTGGTGGATCGCCCGGACCTCTCGGGCCGCAAGACCATCCTCGACATCTATGCCCGCAAGGTGAAGCTCGCCCCAGGGGTTGATCTCGACAAGATCGCCCAGGCCACCAGCGGCTTTGCCGGTGCGGATCTGGCCAACCTGGTGAACGAAGGCGCCCTGCTGGCCGCCCGCGCCATGCGGACCTCCGTTGAACAAGGTGACCTCAACGAGGCGATCGAGCGCGTGGTCGCTGGCCTTGAGAAGAAGAGCCGCGTCCTCCAGCCCGACGAGAAAAAGGTCGTGGCATATCACGAGGTCGGCCACGCCATCGTCGGCCACCTGATGCCTGGCGGCAGCAAGGTCGCCAAGATCTCGATCGTTCCCCGCGGCATGGCGGCCCTGGGCTACACCCTGCAGCTGCCCACCGAAGAGCGCTTCCTGAACTCCAAGGAAGACCTCGAGGGTCAGATCGCCACCCTCCTGGGGGGCCGCAGCGCCGAAGAGATCGTCTTTGGCGAGGTCACGACCGGTGCGGCCAACGACCTGCAGCGGGCCACCGACATCGCCGAGCAGATGGTCGGCACCTACGGGATGAGCGACATCCTTGGCCCCCTGGCCTACGACAAGCAGGGCGGCAGCCGCTTCCTCGGCGGCGCCAACAATCCCCGCCGGGTCGTCAGCGACGCCACGGCTCAGGCGATCGACAAGGAGGTGCGCACCCTGGTGGACCGCGCCCATGACCGGGCGCTCTCGATCCTGCACCACAACCGTGAGCTGATGGAGAGCATCTCCCAGCAGATCCTCGAAAAAGAGGTGATTGAAGGCGATGACCTCAAGGATCTGCTCGCCAGCAGCGTCATGCCCGAGGACTCTCAAGCCATCGTTTGA
- the lexA gene encoding transcriptional repressor LexA has product MPVPAGSPEPLTTAQQELYDWLSQYIGEHRHSPSIRQMMEAMGLRSPAPIQSRLRHLQQKGWITWKEGQARTLQLLGDALGGGIPVLGAVAAGGLVETFDDVEERLELEPVLATRGLFALTVNGDSMVDAHIADGDVVLMEPVSEPSRLREGTIVSALVPGSGTTLKHFHRDGRQVRLEAANPAYEPILIDADQVAIQGKLVAVWRQV; this is encoded by the coding sequence TTGCCGGTGCCCGCTGGATCGCCTGAGCCCCTGACCACTGCCCAGCAAGAGCTCTACGACTGGCTCTCCCAGTACATCGGCGAACATCGCCATAGCCCCTCCATCCGCCAGATGATGGAGGCCATGGGGCTGCGCTCACCGGCTCCCATTCAGAGTCGCCTGCGCCACCTGCAACAGAAGGGCTGGATCACCTGGAAAGAGGGCCAGGCCCGAACCCTGCAGCTCCTGGGCGACGCCCTCGGGGGCGGTATTCCAGTACTCGGGGCCGTGGCCGCCGGCGGCCTGGTCGAAACCTTTGACGACGTCGAGGAACGACTCGAGCTCGAGCCGGTGCTGGCCACCCGCGGGCTCTTCGCCCTGACCGTCAACGGGGACTCGATGGTGGACGCCCACATCGCCGACGGTGACGTCGTCCTGATGGAACCCGTCAGCGAACCGAGCCGCCTGCGAGAAGGCACGATCGTCAGCGCCCTGGTGCCCGGCAGCGGCACAACCCTCAAGCACTTCCACCGCGATGGACGCCAGGTGCGCCTAGAGGCCGCTAATCCCGCCTACGAACCGATCCTGATCGATGCCGATCAGGTGGCGATCCAAGGGAAGCTCGTCGCTGTCTGGCGCCAGGTTTAG
- a CDS encoding DUF3122 domain-containing protein encodes MAFGSLLRIALSLLIGGVIALGLGQPANAQVHLHPDENGTEIVRSLESLRDLDYQSWQAVAYRTGPPGGPVTLRIVGYPGRVRLDHPTSLIVHSGRGSWELEDITTANPKLAADGRDAAAEFDLNPLLAELHQNRPLRLELPGVFVELPVPPFVVGEWRSLPSWRDAG; translated from the coding sequence ATGGCGTTCGGCTCCCTTCTGCGTATTGCCCTCTCCCTGCTGATCGGCGGGGTAATCGCCTTGGGATTGGGCCAACCCGCCAACGCCCAGGTGCACCTGCACCCCGATGAGAACGGCACAGAGATCGTGCGAAGCCTCGAGAGCCTGCGGGATCTGGACTACCAGAGCTGGCAGGCCGTGGCCTACCGCACCGGTCCCCCGGGCGGCCCCGTCACCCTGCGGATCGTCGGCTATCCCGGCCGCGTCCGCCTGGATCACCCCACCTCCTTGATCGTGCACTCCGGCCGGGGCAGTTGGGAGCTCGAGGACATCACCACCGCCAACCCCAAGTTGGCCGCCGATGGCCGGGATGCCGCGGCCGAATTTGACCTCAATCCACTGCTGGCCGAGCTGCACCAGAACCGCCCCCTACGCCTGGAGCTGCCCGGGGTGTTTGTGGAGCTGCCGGTTCCTCCCTTTGTGGTCGGTGAATGGCGCAGCCTGCCGAGCTGGCGCGACGCCGGATGA
- the argF gene encoding ornithine carbamoyltransferase produces MAALSGYSSLSELSGRDFLSSADISAEQTRALLDLAADLKAGRTRVDLGGKVLGLIFSKASTRTRVSFTVAMARLGGQTIDLNPQVSQVGRGEPVADTARVLSRYVDALSIRTFAQEELAEYAHWASVPVINALTDLEHPCQALADFLTMQEAFGSIEGLTLSYVGDGNNVAHSLMLCGALLGVNIRVGCPKGYEPSAAVLEQSRALAGGRCSIEVIQEPVAAVRGAHALYTDVWASMGQEEEKGEREQAFNGWCLNEELVAEADPKAIVLHCLPAYRGLEISAGAMEGSSSRIFDQAENRLHAQQALLAALLS; encoded by the coding sequence ATGGCTGCACTGAGCGGCTATTCCTCCCTCTCCGAACTCAGCGGACGCGACTTCCTCTCGTCAGCTGACATCAGCGCGGAACAAACCAGAGCCCTGCTCGACCTGGCCGCGGACCTCAAGGCCGGCCGCACCCGCGTTGATCTGGGCGGGAAGGTGCTGGGCCTGATCTTCAGCAAGGCCTCCACCCGCACCCGGGTGAGCTTCACCGTGGCCATGGCCCGCCTGGGCGGCCAGACCATCGACCTCAACCCCCAGGTCTCCCAGGTGGGGCGCGGTGAACCCGTGGCCGACACCGCCCGGGTGCTGAGTCGCTACGTCGACGCCCTCTCGATCCGCACGTTTGCCCAGGAGGAGCTGGCGGAGTATGCGCACTGGGCCTCGGTTCCGGTGATCAATGCCCTGACCGACCTGGAGCACCCCTGCCAGGCCCTGGCCGATTTCCTGACCATGCAGGAGGCCTTTGGTTCGATCGAGGGGCTGACCCTCTCCTACGTGGGGGACGGCAACAACGTCGCCCACTCCCTGATGCTCTGTGGCGCCCTGCTGGGGGTGAACATCCGCGTGGGCTGCCCCAAGGGCTATGAGCCAAGCGCTGCGGTCCTCGAGCAGTCCCGGGCTCTGGCCGGCGGTCGCTGCAGCATCGAGGTCATTCAAGAACCGGTGGCCGCCGTGCGCGGCGCCCATGCCCTCTACACCGACGTCTGGGCCTCCATGGGCCAGGAAGAGGAGAAGGGAGAACGGGAACAGGCCTTTAACGGCTGGTGCCTCAATGAGGAGCTCGTGGCCGAGGCCGACCCCAAGGCCATCGTCCTGCACTGCCTGCCGGCCTACCGGGGCCTGGAGATCAGCGCCGGGGCGATGGAGGGCAGCAGCAGCCGGATCTTCGATCAAGCGGAGAACCGCCTGCACGCGCAGCAGGCCCTGCTGGCAGCCCTGCTCTCGTAA
- a CDS encoding protein adenylyltransferase SelO family protein, which yields MTTTDSFEAFAAQVDYSLLETLQADPESSSDGDDHLPRQVRSGHYVPVTPKPLPAPEYVAHSASLFAELGLGEGLAHDEDFRRLFSGDSRVARGAMRPYGWATGYALSIYGTEYIQQCPFGTGNGYGDGRAISIFEGLFQGQRWEMQLKGGGPTPYCRGADGRAVLRSSVREFLAQEFMHALGVPTTRSLSLYMSRAEGVRRPWYSPQSRSFEPDVMVDNPAAITTRVAPSFLRVGQLELFARRVRSNAHPGALRELQQITAHLIERNYRTEINAALPFPQQVLELARLFRQRLTALVANWIRVGYCQGNFNSDNCAAGGYTLDYGPFGFCELFDPRFQPWTGGGEHFCLFNQPAAAEANYQMFWSALRPLLEDDSVALAELDGLREGFSEAMRSELEAMWTRKLGLASYDDDLLKDLLQLLASSRADYTLAFRHLSELPEQVEALKPSFYLPIDAELEQRWTTWLQRWREQLGDPEAARAAMRQANPQITWREWLIAPAYERAAEGDLSLIQELQTVFRDPYATPPAELAATYDRLKPREFFNAGGLSHYSCSS from the coding sequence ATGACCACCACCGACAGCTTTGAGGCCTTTGCGGCGCAGGTGGACTACTCCCTGCTGGAGACCCTCCAGGCCGACCCGGAGTCCAGCAGCGATGGGGATGATCACCTGCCGCGACAGGTCCGTTCAGGGCACTACGTCCCCGTCACCCCCAAGCCACTACCGGCCCCGGAGTACGTGGCGCACAGCGCCAGCCTGTTCGCGGAGCTGGGGCTAGGCGAAGGCCTGGCCCATGACGAGGACTTCCGCCGGCTCTTCTCCGGTGACAGCCGGGTGGCGCGAGGAGCCATGCGGCCCTATGGCTGGGCCACGGGCTATGCCCTCTCGATCTACGGCACGGAGTACATCCAGCAGTGCCCCTTCGGCACCGGCAATGGCTACGGCGACGGGCGGGCGATCTCAATCTTCGAAGGCCTCTTTCAGGGCCAACGCTGGGAGATGCAGCTCAAGGGTGGGGGGCCCACCCCCTACTGCCGCGGCGCTGATGGCCGGGCCGTCCTGCGCTCCAGCGTTCGCGAGTTCCTCGCCCAGGAGTTCATGCATGCCCTGGGGGTACCCACCACCCGCTCCCTCAGCCTCTACATGTCCCGCGCCGAGGGCGTGCGGCGGCCCTGGTACTCCCCGCAATCGCGCTCCTTCGAGCCGGACGTGATGGTCGACAACCCAGCCGCAATCACGACCCGGGTGGCACCGTCGTTCCTGCGGGTGGGCCAGCTGGAGCTCTTTGCCCGCCGGGTGCGCAGCAACGCCCACCCCGGGGCCCTGCGGGAGCTGCAGCAGATCACCGCCCACCTGATCGAGCGCAACTACCGCACCGAGATCAACGCAGCGCTGCCCTTCCCTCAGCAGGTGCTGGAGCTGGCCCGGCTCTTCCGCCAACGGCTGACGGCCCTGGTGGCGAACTGGATTCGCGTGGGCTACTGCCAGGGCAACTTCAATAGCGACAACTGCGCCGCCGGCGGTTACACCCTCGACTACGGGCCCTTCGGCTTCTGCGAACTGTTTGATCCCCGCTTCCAGCCCTGGACCGGCGGCGGCGAGCACTTCTGCTTGTTCAACCAACCGGCAGCCGCAGAGGCCAACTACCAGATGTTCTGGTCTGCCCTGCGGCCACTGCTGGAGGACGACTCGGTGGCGCTGGCTGAGCTCGATGGGCTGCGCGAGGGCTTCTCAGAAGCGATGCGCAGCGAACTCGAGGCGATGTGGACCCGCAAGCTGGGACTAGCGAGCTACGACGATGACCTTCTGAAGGATCTGCTGCAACTGCTGGCCAGCTCCAGGGCCGATTACACCTTGGCTTTCCGCCACCTCTCTGAACTCCCGGAGCAGGTGGAGGCGCTCAAACCCAGCTTCTATCTGCCAATCGACGCTGAACTCGAGCAGCGCTGGACGACCTGGCTGCAGCGTTGGCGCGAACAGCTGGGCGACCCCGAGGCCGCTAGGGCCGCCATGCGCCAGGCCAATCCCCAGATCACCTGGCGGGAGTGGCTCATCGCCCCCGCCTACGAGCGTGCTGCTGAAGGCGATCTGAGCTTGATCCAAGAACTCCAGACGGTCTTCCGCGATCCCTACGCCACCCCTCCAGCAGAGCTTGCGGCGACCTACGACAGGCTCAAACCCCGCGAGTTCTTCAATGCCGGCGGGCTGTCGCACTACAGCTGCTCGTCCTAG
- a CDS encoding SOS response-associated peptidase produces MCGRYSLTSRLDQLLPRLGGGLPDGLLAHYAPRPLINPGEPVLALRQEHGQISPALMLWGLLPEWSKDPLNGPRPFNARSETVAEKASFRGAWRHRRCLLPADGFYEKGHRLAPSDGGIFWLAGLWDRWIGPDGSEVETCCVLTTSPNALVAPLHDRMPVIVPEGLEEAWMEPLDGPGLRALEPLMQGWSPEGWAAEGPVKPKAKASSDQLPLFG; encoded by the coding sequence ATGTGCGGTCGTTACTCCCTGACCTCCCGTCTGGACCAGCTGCTGCCCAGGCTGGGAGGGGGCTTGCCGGACGGTTTGCTGGCGCACTACGCGCCGCGGCCCTTGATTAACCCGGGGGAGCCGGTGTTGGCCCTACGCCAGGAGCACGGTCAGATCAGTCCGGCCTTAATGCTCTGGGGGCTGCTGCCGGAGTGGAGCAAGGACCCCTTGAACGGGCCCCGGCCCTTCAATGCTCGATCGGAGACCGTGGCGGAGAAGGCCAGCTTTCGCGGCGCCTGGCGCCATCGGCGCTGCCTGCTGCCGGCCGATGGGTTTTACGAGAAGGGGCATCGGCTGGCCCCAAGTGATGGCGGGATCTTTTGGTTGGCGGGTCTCTGGGATCGCTGGATCGGACCGGATGGCAGTGAGGTGGAGACCTGCTGCGTGCTGACCACCTCGCCCAATGCCTTGGTGGCTCCGCTGCATGACCGGATGCCGGTGATCGTTCCTGAGGGGTTGGAGGAGGCCTGGATGGAGCCCCTGGATGGGCCGGGCCTGCGGGCCCTGGAGCCCTTGATGCAGGGCTGGTCGCCGGAGGGTTGGGCGGCTGAGGGGCCGGTCAAACCCAAAGCCAAAGCCAGCTCGGACCAGTTGCCCCTGTTTGGTTGA